The Engystomops pustulosus chromosome 4, aEngPut4.maternal, whole genome shotgun sequence genome contains a region encoding:
- the LOC140127228 gene encoding guanylyl cyclase-activating protein 1-like, with product MGNTSSSTVDDLQAVEIHHWYKKFMTECPSGQLTLHEFKQFFGLRGLSGEANSYIEQMFRTFDMNKDGYIDFMEYVAALSLVLRGKIEQKLRWYFKLYDVDGNGCIDRHELLNIIKAVRAINGCDHDTTPEEFTNRVFDKIDVNGDGELSLEEFVEGARKDEEFMDVMMKSLDLTHIMTMINNRRHSV from the exons ATGGGTAATACAAGCAGCTCCACAGTGGATGACCTGCAGGCAGTGGAAATCCATCACTGGTATAAGAAATTCATGACTGAATGCCCATCGGGGCAGCTAACCCTGCATGAATTCAAGCAGTTCTTTGGCTTACGAGGACTGAGTGGAGAAGCCAACAGCTACATAGAACAAATGTTTCGTACATTTGATATGAATAAG gatgGATATATTGATTTCATGGAGTACGTTGCTGCCCTCAGCCTTGTTCTCCGGGGAAAGATTGAACAAAAGCTCCGCTGGTATTTTAAACTTTATGATGTGGATGGAAATGGCTGTATTGACCGACATGAATTACTTAATATAATCAAG GCAGTGCGGGCGATTAACGGGTGTGACCATGACACCACACCTGAAGAGTTTACTAATCGAGTGTTTGATAAGATTGATGTTAATGGAGATG GGGAGCTGTCTTTGGAGGAATTTGTGGAAGGTGCTCGTAAAGATGAGGAGTTTATGGATGTGATGATGAAGAGTCTTGATCTAACCCACATAATGACCATGATTAACAACCGAAGGCATAGTGTGTGA